GTGGGAAGTACAAACCCCATCCAGTCAGACGAGTAGAAATACCTAAACCTGATGGTGGGGTAAGACTTCTTGGAGTCCCAACAGTCGTGGACCGCATGGTCCAACAGGCACTAGTGCAAATACTACAACCAATATTTGAACCAACATTTTCTGATAATAGCTTTGGGTTTAGACCAAACCGTAATGCCCAACAAGCGATCAAAAGGTCAAAGGAGTACTACGTTCAAGGCTACAAATATGCAGTTGA
This DNA window, taken from Natranaerobius trueperi, encodes the following:
- a CDS encoding reverse transcriptase domain-containing protein, with the translated sequence GKYKPHPVRRVEIPKPDGGVRLLGVPTVVDRMVQQALVQILQPIFEPTFSDNSFGFRPNRNAQQAIKRSKEYYVQGYKYAV